AAATGTCTGGTACAATAAGTCAGTCAAATAAGACGTTATTAATGGATAAATTGGAAGACTATAATAAATTAGCTTCGAGAGAAATAAAACAGGAATTGGAAAAAATATTTACTTCCTTTCAAGAAAAAGACCTCGATCCTTTTGGATTTGGACTGAGGTACCGAACAATGCAATTACATCAAAAGGGTACCATTAAAAAGTGGGAAAATGCTTATCCTGCATTACCATTTGATGTAACCGTAGACGTCAATTTAAAAACTACAGGAACAATTGATTAATTTCCTATCGCTTGTTAAGAACATGAACGATTAAATAATTTAAAGGGCCTTTCTAAATAGAAAGGCTTTTACATTTTATTAAAGCATGTATTTGTGACAGAAGTGGAAAAACAATTTAAGGTATCTTTGCATAAGACATTCGTTCAAAGTCCGATGAAATAAAGGTGTATCACAAGAAAAATTCTTCATCTATCGAAAAAGTGGCCGAGCATCCAGTAAGAATAAGAAACAAAAGAGTTAATAACGAACATTTTTAAGATAATCACATTTTAATGTTCGTATAAATTAATTAAAAATGCGCATTGTTCATCGGCTGGACACTTTGCTAAATGTTTAAAACACGAACAATACATTGAATGTATACTTAACATGGATATTGAAATGTGGGAGCGGTATTAATTGTATGAACGAATGAAATTTAATATTTTTGGGTCAGGGTAATGTTAAATAGCGAATTAGACATTTTTGGTTTAGGGCCTTCTCCTATTTCCACGGCATATGCCACTACAAAACATGCAGTTGTTGGCTTAACAACCTCACTCCATTATGAAGCTGAAGAATTTGGGATTAAAGTAAGTGCACTATGTCCGACATTTGTTGAAACACCTATTTTTGAATCTTCTAAAGCAATCAATATTAATAAGGCAGAAATAATAAAACAATTTCAAAAACAAAAAATGATGTCTTCTGAAAAGATTGCTAAAATTGCTTTAAAAGGAATTCACAGAAACAAACCTATTATTTGCCCAATGCCAATGCGTCGGACAATGGATATTTTTTTCACACTTTTTCCTCCAGCACATAAAGGGCTAATGAGGTTAGTTTGTAAAGTCAGCAGAAAAGCGCGGATTCTTGAAAATTAATTGTAAAAAAAAGAGCATGCTTTGATTAACTTTTATTCAAAGCATGCTCTTTTGTATTGATTCGATAAAATAATCTTTAAATTTGATACTAAAAAGTTGTTTAAAATTGCACAATAAAACTCATTTAATTCAGAGATTTTGTGAAATTTAATGGCCAATATTATTGCCATTTATATATTTATTTCTGATCTCTAAGCTTTTAAGCGAAGAGATTTTCTCTATATCAACCATCGTGAGAATAGTTGTTGTTAAAAAAATACAATATTGTAATTTAACTATTGACGATAAGTAATTCGAGACATACAATAAAAATGACATCAGTGTCATTTTTATTGTTGGAGGAGGTAACTATGCCAAAGGTAAGTGCCGATTATGTTATAAGAAAGAAAAATGCCATATTAGAAGCAGCTTTATCGGTGTGTAAAGTGAAGCCACTATATGAAGTTACGATGAGGGATATTATAAAAGCATCCGGGGTAAGCCAAGGAGGAATTTATCGCTATTATTCAGATTTAGATGAAATACTTGTCGAAATAATTAATCAAGCGAATGCAAATGCCGACTATAAGAAAAATGTAGATGTCATTATTGAAAATAGTGGTGCACCTAAAGAGACGTTAGAAAAGCTGTTTACTTTTCTCGGTAAGTACATTCAAGAAAACTTATCAACGGTAGGCAAAATTCATTTTGAACTTACAATCTTGCTTGCCAACAATCCTGAGAGACAAATGAAGATTTTACCTAACATTACCGAAAATGAAAGTGGACAATACTTAGTCGAACGAATATTTAATACAATTCATGAGGGTATTACTTTAGGAGACTTTCATCCTGCTGTACCACTAGAAGATTTATTAATATTTATAATGACATCTATTGATGGAATTGTTAGAGATGTCGTTTTACAAAAATGTTACCATATGTTCCAACATGAAGAACAAGCACTTTTTGATGAGATTCGACTAATGAATACTTTATGCAAGTCTGTACAATCATTATTAGGTTGTAAATGAGGGGGGAGTATACATGGGAAAAGCGATAGGAAGGTTTCTATTCTATACATTTTCTTTGTCATGGATTCCTTGGGGTAGTTTAGCATTTTTAACACAATTCAATCTGCTTAAGTTTGGAACAACATTATCAATAATATTATTTATTCTTGGTGGTATAGCACCTGGTATTAGTGAGATTTGGCTAAAAAAGAAGTATAGTTCAAAAGAAGACTTTAAGCTGTTTATTAGCAATATAAAAAATCCTAGACATCCTTTAGCCTGGTACCTTTTTACGGTTGGTCTGGCGTTTGTAGCTTGTTTTTTGCCAACGCTTTGGGGTGGAGCGACTATGGAGAAACCTCTTTATCTAGCATTTATTTACTTGCCAATGATGATTATTGGTGGGGGGTTGGAAGAGATCGGCTGGCGGGGCTATTTACAGCCTGCATTGCAGAAAAGATGGTCATCTTTCACTAGCACTCTCATGGTGGGAGGGATATGGGCAATATGGCATCTGCCATTATGGTTTATAGTTGGTTCAAATCAAACGAGCATGAATTTTCTTTGGTTTACACTTATTGCTTTGGCATTATCATTTTTAATGACAGTCATTTATCAATACACGAAAAGTATTTTTCTCTGTATTATATTTCATGCTTTGATTAATTCATTTTGGGAAGTGTATATTCCAAAATCAAATGTTTCGTCCGGGTTACTTACGCTTGTCTTTGCACTAATTATTTTTATTGCATTTGAAGTCTATCAAAAGAAGAATATAGCAAAACGTCATCATTTTCTTCATGGATAACAATCCATGAAGAAAATGATTTTATTTTAAAAGAGCGTTACTACACAACAATGTAGTAACGCTCTGATTGTATTTAATCGTATAAATTAGATGCTCCAGTGTCTATTTGGGCTTCAAAGTAACGGTTCCAAGGAAGACTTACATCTGAATCAGTTAATGTAGGAGCAGAATTAAAGAATACTAGACCTAAGCTTCTAGGCCCATTCATTTTTTCGATAACACGTCTGCCAGAAAAAGATTTAACAACCTCATTTTGTGCAGCTTGCATTTGAGTTAGCAGGTAATTATCAATAGCTTTTATTTGAGAAGATGACATTGTACTAGATTGTTCAGGCACACCACTTTTCATATTCCAAACATTACCTTTGTACGTATTAACAATTTCTTTTTTAACATTTTCTTGTCGATTCGCCTTTTAACCATAATCTTCGATAATTCGATCAATTGACAAAGAAGCAAAAGCTTTTGAAGCATCTCTCAGTTTAGTAGGATCTGTTTCATATTTCATAAAATTCATCCTTGAGCCTGCAGTACCTAAAGCAATACCCATACGATTTCCTAATGTATTCCAGGCAGAATACGCAAGCATACGAGAGGCATTTGTTCCCGCTAATATGTTGCTCATTATATAACTATCAGCATGATCACTATAAAAATCCAACACAACTGTAGGTATACTGTTTACCATATTGCTTTCAAAAGCAGAAACTAACGCACCGCGATAAATTGATGCAGGACTTAAAACTAGAAGACTGACATCAGCTGAATTTTTATCGGTTACATAAGTACCACCGCTAATTTCAATTTGTTTCTTTAAAGTAGCGTGTACATTTTCATAACCGTATTCATCCTTAATGACGGTTGTTTTGCCGTCTGTTCCAAAATATTCAACATAGTATTTTAAAGATGGCTGATTGTAAAGCTCTTTCGTCATACGAGCTAATAAGTTTAGAGAAATACCGTCAATATCAGATACAATTCTTGATTTAGCAATCCCTAAGACGTTATTTTGTTGCCATGTAAGCCAATTAATCTCATTAGTTTGAATTGTATTTTCCAATGGATTTGAATCATCTACACCGAAAACGGCATAATCAATTTTTCCAGCAGATGTTTTGTCAACGACTACTTTGTTTAAATCGAACTTTCTCGCTCTAGCTGCATAATATTTAGATTTTGTTGCTTCAGAAAGATTAGTAAATTGAATTTTTCCACCACCAGCTGGGTTATCTTTAACATAAGCAATATCATAGTTAGCTTTAACATTGGCGTGGCTTGAAGAATTAAGATTGCGAGGAATTTTCCCAAGTATACGTAAATTGTCATAATCTTTCTGTGTCAAACCCTCGTATTCTAGCGTGGACGCAAAACGCATTACAGAATCAAAAACATAAATAGGCTTGTTAGGGAAAGCTTTATCAATTTCATCAATAATATTTAAATTAGAAGTCCCTTGAGCAGTTGAGTACGCTGGTGAAAAGCTTCTAGATTCAACTAAACCACCAGAATGAATCATGTCAGCCGAAAAGATAAATCCGTCTGCTAAATGGTCATTATCTTTAATCCATTGAATAACAGCAGAAGCATCACCGCCATGTGACCCTGTACCTGTATAGTCTTCTTGTAAATTAGTAGCAATAATGTTTTTAGGTGGCATGATTAATTTAATACCAGCCGCGGCTGCTGCCTTTTTAACGGTATCTGTGTTCATAGGTCTGTCGTCCAAAGGCACAAGCATAACTGTTTTGTTTGGATTAGCTATTTCTGGAATAGCTGCTTCAGCCTTTGAGAAAGGAAGACTGGACAATATGAGTCCTGCTGCTAAAACGGAAACCATAATCTTTTTCATTTTATTTTTTTTCAAAATCAACTCTCCTTAGTTATTTTATTATAGAAACAAAGGACTGATATAAACCAATCCCTAGTTTTATAATCCAGTAGTTTAATATGAATATTGATCAATTTCAGCTAGTAAAGATGAGCCTGATTGCCCTTCATTAGCTGTGATTCGGTCGAGTTGGTGTCTAGGAGAATCTTTAAAGGCTACGCCAAATTTAACGGTAGGTGCTAAATCAAACCCTACTTCTAAAGCTACTTTCTCAACAGTTGCATTAGTCTGACCGTATGGATAAGCAAGTGTTTGCGTATTTCCAATCCCTATGTTGTTTTTAATAGCATTATAGGAGGCTTGTAAATCTGCTTTAATACGAGCTTCATATTGTGTTTGTGTTTCATTGTAGTACGGTGCTGAAAGTAAACTTTGACTAGCGGGACCAGTAACTCCATCATGCTTTTTGTGAAGATCATGTGTATGGCTTTGGATATCAATTAGACCAGAATTTTTCATCATTTGAGCTTGATTCCAATCAAAATGCTTTAAAGAACCAGGAGTTTGTCCCATTTGACTTGAAACGACAAACATTGTTGCTTTCATCCCATACTGTTGAAGTATTGGGAAAGCTTCTGTGTAGTTATTTTCATAGCCATCATCAAATGTAATAATAATTGGCTTATCAACCCCTGAAGGTAAATTGCCAGTAGTTTTATATGTTAAATACTCATCAAACGAAATACCATCAAACCCTGCATTTTTTAAGGCAGCAATTTGCTCTGCAAATTGTGAAGTCGGCATCTCTGCTCCAGAACCAGTTCCAGTAGGTGCAGTTGAACTAATGCTGTGATACATAATAATCGGAAATTTAAAAGTATCATGCACAATACCTACAACATAGTTAGGTGAACCATCCCAATTCACTTCTGTATTATTAAAACCTTGAGAGAACGTTCTAGTTGGAACCATTGTTCTGCCACCTTTTATATAAGGGGCTTGTGGCAGTGTAAATGGA
The genomic region above belongs to Lysinibacillus sp. FSL W8-0992 and contains:
- a CDS encoding TetR/AcrR family transcriptional regulator produces the protein MPKVSADYVIRKKNAILEAALSVCKVKPLYEVTMRDIIKASGVSQGGIYRYYSDLDEILVEIINQANANADYKKNVDVIIENSGAPKETLEKLFTFLGKYIQENLSTVGKIHFELTILLANNPERQMKILPNITENESGQYLVERIFNTIHEGITLGDFHPAVPLEDLLIFIMTSIDGIVRDVVLQKCYHMFQHEEQALFDEIRLMNTLCKSVQSLLGCK
- a CDS encoding CPBP family intramembrane glutamic endopeptidase; this encodes MGKAIGRFLFYTFSLSWIPWGSLAFLTQFNLLKFGTTLSIILFILGGIAPGISEIWLKKKYSSKEDFKLFISNIKNPRHPLAWYLFTVGLAFVACFLPTLWGGATMEKPLYLAFIYLPMMIIGGGLEEIGWRGYLQPALQKRWSSFTSTLMVGGIWAIWHLPLWFIVGSNQTSMNFLWFTLIALALSFLMTVIYQYTKSIFLCIIFHALINSFWEVYIPKSNVSSGLLTLVFALIIFIAFEVYQKKNIAKRHHFLHG
- a CDS encoding DUF4127 family protein; translation: MKKNKMKKIMVSVLAAGLILSSLPFSKAEAAIPEIANPNKTVMLVPLDDRPMNTDTVKKAAAAAGIKLIMPPKNIIATNLQEDYTGTGSHGGDASAVIQWIKDNDHLADGFIFSADMIHSGGLVESRSFSPAYSTAQGTSNLNIIDEIDKAFPNKPIYVFDSVMRFASTLEYEGLTQKDYDNLRILGKIPRNLNSSSHANVKANYDIAYVKDNPAGGGKIQFTNLSEATKSKYYAARARKFDLNKVVVDKTSAGKIDYAVFGVDDSNPLENTIQTNEINWLTWQQNNVLGIAKSRIVSDIDGISLNLLARMTKELYNQPSLKYYVEYFGTDGKTTVIKDEYGYENVHATLKKQIEISGGTYVTDKNSADVSLLVLSPASIYRGALVSAFESNMVNSIPTVVLDFYSDHADSYIMSNILAGTNASRMLAYSAWNTLGNRMGIALGTAGSRMNFMKYETDPTKLRDASKAFASLSIDRIIEDYG
- a CDS encoding polysaccharide deacetylase family protein; this translates as MSKKIFSSSLALAISFGVLGSTEKAFAGTASSPDVYVNGKQITFTSDSAPELLNGTTMVPISQIIPSMGATVVYNGTTKESTITDNDGTVIKVIVGSKTAYKNGVPFTLPQAPYIKGGRTMVPTRTFSQGFNNTEVNWDGSPNYVVGIVHDTFKFPIIMYHSISSTAPTGTGSGAEMPTSQFAEQIAALKNAGFDGISFDEYLTYKTTGNLPSGVDKPIIITFDDGYENNYTEAFPILQQYGMKATMFVVSSQMGQTPGSLKHFDWNQAQMMKNSGLIDIQSHTHDLHKKHDGVTGPASQSLLSAPYYNETQTQYEARIKADLQASYNAIKNNIGIGNTQTLAYPYGQTNATVEKVALEVGFDLAPTVKFGVAFKDSPRHQLDRITANEGQSGSSLLAEIDQYSY